From Xylanibacter oryzae DSM 17970, a single genomic window includes:
- the nhaA gene encoding Na+/H+ antiporter NhaA, which translates to MNSKIENKVKNNILMPLQVFMRQEKSGGIVLAISVIIALILANSPLAEWYTHFFEYKIGVSLNGSLYMNYSIHQWINDGLMAMFFFVVGLELKREFISGELAKIRNTILPICAAIGGMIIPAVIYLIFNNGSTVVSGWGIPMATDIAFSLGILYLLGNKIPQSAKVFLTTLAIVDDLGAVIVIALFYTSEISLLNLGIGFCFLAVMFVANKMGVKNVIFYAILGIGGVWASFLLSGVHATIAAVLSAFVIPADSRIPEHIFVARAKKLLNKFSQIKSSEFSTLKANQVEIIDRIRTDAKFAVPPLQRLEHAMHPMVSFIIMPIFALSNAGISFIKIDFASLFSTNVAIGVMFGLLLGKPIGIVGSTMIITKLKIATFPKTITKRRIIGLGFLASIGFTMSMFVSTLAFTNHDNYVQAMVGIFSASILGGVIGYQLLKKA; encoded by the coding sequence ATGAATAGCAAGATAGAAAACAAAGTAAAAAACAATATATTAATGCCATTGCAAGTATTCATGCGGCAGGAAAAATCTGGCGGAATAGTTCTTGCAATAAGTGTAATAATTGCATTGATATTAGCAAATTCACCATTAGCTGAATGGTATACTCACTTCTTTGAATATAAAATAGGAGTATCTTTAAATGGTTCTTTATATATGAACTACAGCATACATCAATGGATTAATGATGGTCTTATGGCTATGTTTTTCTTCGTTGTTGGCCTTGAACTTAAAAGAGAATTCATAAGTGGTGAATTAGCTAAGATACGAAACACAATTCTCCCTATATGTGCCGCTATTGGAGGTATGATTATACCTGCGGTAATATATCTTATCTTTAACAACGGAAGTACAGTTGTTAGTGGTTGGGGAATTCCAATGGCTACAGATATAGCTTTTTCGTTAGGTATATTATATTTATTGGGAAACAAAATACCACAATCAGCAAAAGTTTTTCTCACAACCCTTGCTATTGTTGATGATTTAGGGGCTGTAATTGTTATTGCACTCTTCTATACTTCAGAGATTTCACTTTTAAACCTTGGAATAGGATTTTGTTTTCTGGCTGTAATGTTCGTGGCAAATAAAATGGGAGTGAAGAACGTCATATTTTATGCAATTTTAGGCATTGGTGGGGTCTGGGCTTCATTTCTTTTATCAGGAGTTCATGCTACAATTGCAGCTGTACTATCGGCATTTGTCATTCCTGCTGATTCAAGAATACCTGAACATATATTTGTAGCCAGAGCAAAGAAACTGCTAAATAAGTTTAGTCAAATTAAAAGTAGTGAATTCTCAACACTCAAGGCTAATCAAGTCGAAATTATTGACAGAATAAGGACTGACGCAAAATTCGCGGTGCCTCCACTTCAGAGGCTTGAGCATGCGATGCACCCTATGGTTTCTTTTATTATAATGCCAATATTCGCTTTGTCGAATGCTGGAATCTCTTTTATTAAGATTGATTTTGCATCACTCTTCTCTACCAATGTCGCGATAGGAGTTATGTTTGGATTACTATTAGGTAAACCGATCGGAATTGTTGGATCAACAATGATTATTACAAAACTAAAAATTGCAACTTTCCCAAAAACGATTACGAAAAGAAGAATAATCGGGTTAGGTTTCTTGGCCTCGATAGGTTTTACAATGTCTATGTTTGTATCAACTTTGGCATTTACCAACCATGACAACTATGTTCAGGCCATGGTTGGTATATTTTCAGCCTCTATTTTGGGAGGAGTTATTGGATATCAACTCTTGAAAAAAGCATAG